Proteins encoded in a region of the Suncus etruscus isolate mSunEtr1 chromosome 1, mSunEtr1.pri.cur, whole genome shotgun sequence genome:
- the LOC126006414 gene encoding hydroxymethylglutaryl-CoA synthase, cytoplasmic-like produces the protein MPGSLPLSAEACWPKDVGIVALEIYVPSQYVDQVELEKYDGVDAGKYTIGLGQAKMGFCTDREDITSLCMTVVQNLMERYNLSYDCIGRLEVGTEIIDKSKSVKTNLMQLFEDSGNTDIEGLDTTNACYGGTAAVFNAVNWVESSSWDGRYALVVAGDIAIYATGNARPTGGAGAVAMLIGPNAPLVFERGLRGTHMQHVYDFYKPDMLSEYPIVDGKLSIQCYLSALDRCYSVYRKKIRAQWQKEGNDKDFTLNDFDFVIFHSPYCKLVQKSLARMFLNDFLNDQNRDKNNIYSGLEAFGDIKLEDTYFDRDVEKAFMKASSEIYNQKTKASLLVANQNGNMYTASVYGSLASLLAQYSPQQLAGKKIGVFSYGSGLAATLYSIKITQDATPGSALDKITAMLCDLKSRLDSRTCVSPDSFTASMKLREDTHHLVNYIPQSSIDSLFEGTWYLMRVDEMHRRTYARRPSPNDTLGEGVGLVHSGTANEHIPSPAKKMPSLPATTAVPEAGVISNGEH, from the coding sequence ATGCCTGGGTCACTTCCCTTGAGTGCAGAAGCCTGCTGGCCAAAAGATGTGGGAATTGTTGCCCTTGAGATCTATGTTCCTTCTCAGTATGTTGATCAAGTAGAGTTGGAAAAATATGATGGTGTGGATGCTGGAAAGTATACTATTGGCTTGGGCCAGGCCAAAATGGGCTTCTGCACAGACAGAGAAGATATCACTTCCCTTTGCATGACTGTGGTTCAGAATCTTATGGAGAGATACAACCTTTCCTATGATTGCATTGGACGGCTAGAAGTTGGAACAGAGATCATCGACAAGTCCAAGTCAGTGAAGACTAACTTGATGCAGCTCTTTGAGGACTCTGGAAATACAGACATAGAAGGACTAGATACAACTAATGCTTGCTACGGAGGCACAGCTGCTGTCTTCAATGCTGTGAACTGGGTTGAGTCCAGCTCTTGGGACGGACGGTATGCACTGGTGGTCGCAGGGGATATTGCTATATATGCCACAGGAAATGCTAGACCCACAGGTGGAGCTGGGGCTGTAGCTATGCTAATTGGACCAAACGCGCCTTTAGTTTTTGAACGAGGACTTCGAGGGACCCACATGCAACATGTCTATGACTTTTACAAGCCTGATATGCTTTCTGAGTATCCTATCGTAGATGGGAAACTCTCTATACAGTGCTACCTCAGTGCTTTAGACCGCTGCTATTCTGTCTACCGCAAAAAGATCCGCGCCCAGTGGCAAAAAGAGGGGAATGATAAGGATTTTACTTTGAATGATTTTGACTTTGTGATCTTCCACTCACCCTATTGTAAACTGGTGCAGAAATCTCTTGCTCGGATGTTTCtgaatgattttcttaatgaccagaacagagataaaaataatatctatagTGGCCTAGAAGCTTTTGGGGATATTAAATTGGAAGATACTTATTTTGATAGAGACGTGGAAAAGGCATTTATGAAGGCTAGTTCTGAAATCTACAATCAGAAAACAAAGGCATCTCTGCTTGTAgcaaatcaaaatggaaatatGTACACAGCTTCAGTGTATGGTTCCCTTGCTTCTCTTCTAGCACAGTACTCACCTCAGCAGCTGGCAGGGAAGAAAATCGGAGTATTCTCTtatggttctggattggctgccaCCCTTTACTCCATTAAAATTACACAAGATGCCACCCCAGGGTCTGCTCTTGATAAAATAACAGCAATGTTATGCGATCTGAAATCAAGACTTGATTCAAGAACTTGTGTATCACCAGATTCTTTTACTGCAAGCATGAAGCTCAGAGAAGACACTCACCACCTAGTCAACTATATTCCCCAGAGTTCAATTGATTCACTCTTTGAAGGAACATGGTACCTCATGAGGGTGGATGAGATGCACAGAAGAACTTACGCTCGGCGACCCTCCCCAAATGACACTTTGGGTGAAGGAGTAGGACTTGTGCATTCAGGTACAGCAAATGAGCACATTCCAAGTCCTGCAAAGAAAATGCCAAGTCTTCCTGCAACCACGGCAGTCCCTGAAGCGGGTGTCATAAGTAATGGGGAGCATTAA